The DNA window atgagctgtagctcacgaaagcttatgctcagataaatttgttagtctctaaggtgccacaagtactcttgttcttttttgcgaatacagactaacacggctgctactctgaaacctgttatcagaTAGTCTGATTCCCTCTTTCATATTAACCTTTTAATGAAGGTTATATACTGTAATAGGAGAGGAAACAGGAATGTAGagtgtctctttaaaaatattgaatcagCTCTATGAAGTATGATATGTTTTACAGGTTGCATTTCATTTTTGTAATTGTTCTTTAAAGAAGGGACTGTTAATTAGTTAAATTaactgtaaactgaaaaatattccttttttccttttaggaGGAAGGAATAGAGATGATTActgaaaagcaaaacaataaTAGACGTTCCTGGAACAATACCGCTGAAAAGAGTGATTTTGAAGCCGTAGAAGCCCTTATGTCCATGAGCTGCAACTGGAAATCAGACTTCAAAAAATATGCCGAACTGAGACCTATAACACCAGCATCTGATATGTCAGAAGAAACTGATGATAACCTGCTACCTGGTGCAGCTGACTTTCATGCAATACCAGCATTTGTAAGCTTTATTCTATTATTGTAGATGCCTTATTAAAGTTTTTTAGATCACATTAACTGTGAGAAATAATCGTGCTGAATAGATGTCTCATTACTTGcatctttcttccccttttaGTGCTTGACTCCACCCTACAGCCCTTCTGATTTTGAGATGTCTCAAGTAATtcatctgccagcagcagcagcgccatCTGCTGTACAATGTAGATTACTGTCTGATATTTCAAAGCCTATTTCTTCAGCAACTTTTAAAGAGACTGAAATGTCTCCAGCACCAAGACCAATGAAAGCTCAAGCAACAAGTGTTATTCGCCATACAGCTGATGCTCAGCTTTGTAATCAAAGAACGTGTCCAGTGAGAGCAACTAGTGTGTTGAAGTATCAGAACAATACTTCAAGGGAAATAAATATACAGAATAATGGAACTGCAAAACAAAATCCACCTTGTGCAATTGTGTCACCAAACAGAGCAACTTACAAAAGTGACAAACTTCCAGTTTTAGAAGAAAAAACAAGTACAGCACTAGCTGTCAGTCCATTGTCCCTGATCCAGACTTCAACCAGTAGACCTCAGCCTGTTCCTGGATCAGTACAGCAGTCACCGATGATAACATCTTCACCTGCTGGGCAAGCGAGTGGTGTCTCATCTGTCCCAGTAATTTGCCAGATGGTTCCTCTGTCTACTGACAACTCTGTTGTGACAGCAATAGTGCCCAGCACTCCTTCTAGCCAACAATCAACCCTTTGCCAGCCTATGATGTTCATGAGAACTCAAGTTCCTAAAGGTGCCGTTATGTTTGTTGTGCCCCAGCCGGTTGTGCAGAACACAAAGGCTCCAATCATTAGTCCAAATGGTACTAGACTCTCTCCTATTGCTCCTGCTCCAGGTTTTACACCTTCTGCAGCAAAAATCACTCCACCAATTGACTCATCAAGAATAAGAAGCCACATTTGCAACTATCCAGGATGTGGAAAGACTTATTTCAAGAGCTCTCATTTGAAGGCCCATGTGAGAACACACACGGGTAAGTCATTAAGCAGTGGATAGTAGGAATTTCAAAGAAAgcttttcatatatatttatgcTAATGTTTATCAATGTTCTAGTGAGTTGTGATTTTGTTCGTTTGCTGCtttccagaggtgaaaggctagTGCACTAATCCTTTGTACAGCTGGCTTCCTGATAACGGTGACCTTTCTAGTTACCTCAGTTAAAGCTATCTTAACATTGTACATCTCtaaagattttttatttatttatttatttagtcttGACTGAACATAATTTAGCATTGTGGGGTCATCCCAGAGTGCTATTGCTTGCTTTTGCCAATAGGTGTTAATACATGGCATAATCTTTGGTAGGATGCCTCAAAAAGGAGAGGTGACTAGCATTCTCACCTTCAACATTAACACCCCAGAGAGTCATTCCTTCAGGTTTCCggcagttcttaaaaaaaaaaaaaaaaaacctggtagTGAATCTAATCACACTAGTAAAGGATAAGGAGCTATGTATGTTTACACAGCTCTACTAGCACACTTCAGCCTTGTCATGTAACATCCCTCTTGTTTTTAGTATAGACGTCATTTTCAGCAGTGGGTACTGGTCACGCAAAGCTGTCATGGTTTTGTAATGTATATAAATGAAGATAAGGATGAGAATATAACTGTTTTGAAACATAAAGCACAAGTTTGAACTCTTCTTTCCAGTGATGAAAGGCTAGTGCACTGACCCTTTGTACAGCTGGCTACTTAATGATGGTGACTCTTCGAGTTCGCACAGTCAAAACCATCTTAATATTGTATGTCTCTGGGTTTGctggtttgtttatttgtgtCTTGATTGTCACAGTATtaattggtttttaaaaagtcaaacatATTACCAGTCAAAAGCAAAATTGTTGCTAAATAAATGCTTatgtttctattttgttttagGAGAAAAGCCTTTTAGCTGTAGTTGGAAAGGCTGTGACAGGAGATTTGCACGATCTGATGAACTGTCTCGGCATCGCAGAACGCATACTGGTGAGAAGAAGTTTGCTTGCCCGATGTGTGATCGGCGGTTCATGAGGAGTGACCATTTAACAAAGCATGCACGGCGGCATTTGTCAGCTAAGAAGCTACCAAACTGGCAAATGGAAGTGAGCAAGCTAAATGACATTGTTGTGCCACCTGCATCCACACCTGCACAGTGAAAGAACTCCTGAAAAGTTACCGAAACTAACTGTTGTCACTATGGTATATCACCAGTGATGTATAAAAGCTTCTACTACAGGTCTGTAGTTCTTCAGTGCCAGCTGTTGATGGCATTACAGCAGAGAGGCAAAGGCAGTCTGTGCTTGGTCACAGAAAATGCTACTGAGAGAACCAGTGACTAATAATGGAATGTCAGGTTTCTTTTCGATTTGGTGAAAAGAGAAAGAGGTTGAAGGTTTGAGAGCAGAGCAGCACAGGTAGCGAAGGGTTTTGAATTTATGCAGATTATATGTATGTACAATAGAGTGGTCAGACATAAGTCATGCAGAGCTGTTGGCTGATGTTAATTCTTGAAACCAACTAAAATTACAGCTTTCAAAGATGTAATGAGTTTTCAGTAGAGCACAGACTAGAGAGAAATATCAATGTATAGTACAGATTTGTAGATCAGAAATGCATCTGTACGAGATAGTATAAAACAGTTATCCTACTGCTGTCACCTTTCCTTGTTGgatatttatacatttttttttttctatttacattGGGCCCCAATCATGAGAGAGGGGCATTGAGGCTCAGCACCTCTTGATACAGTATTTAATGTATCAAGTATGTCAGTCATGCCAGTTTTACATTACTGTCCAAATATGGAATAGATTGAGTGCTGCCATGTGGCTAGAGAGAGCCAAAAGTACCTAAATCCCattaatttattataatataGAATGCTAATACTATTTTTGCTATTCCTCTTGAAAGCTCATGATTATTACAATTGGTTATATTTAGGCATCGTATGATGCTTCTGCTTTCAAGTTGCTTATGGTTTCCTTTATACCTTCAAAATTCCATACCACTGCATTTTTCATAAACACTGAGatggtatgtttaaaaaaataaaaatgtaaccaTAAGAATAATAAATTATGTGGTTTTATTAAGAAGGCAAGAACAAGTATGTTATGCTAGGCTACTTGATGTGGAGGTCACTTTTGAAGATGATTTCTATTAGAGATAAATGGTCTTTATATAAGAGGATATAATCTATACTGTATTAAATTAGAAAGTTAGGAGTTATTTGTAAAGTAAAAATAAGGCAGTAAAGACACCAGCCTTGAATTAATACTGTAGATTTTGTGACAAATAATGCATCAACTTTCGCTAACCATCTTTCTATTGTATCTTATTATGTTGAGTACACAAATATAGACAACTAAACAGTTGGATAATAGTGTACTAGATAATCTTTTATGACTACTTTAAAATTTTGCACAATACTTCTTATGTCGTACTTTATACCTTGTTTACAATAAAGAACAATTTTAATACAGACCTGTGTGATGCATGTTGATTGGGTTATTTGCTTACAAAACACAGCCAGTGCAACAATGCCCATCAGCGTTGATAGACTAGTTATAGTGATTAGTTAGTCTTGATTAGTGATAGACTAGTTGCCCTCTTATTTATAAACCTTGTAAAACTAACTTGAATTGAATGTTAAGTATTACAGTTAAGCATACACTACTTCTAGAATATTTCTTTTTTGCGCTCTTTTTCcaagacactcttattccagaataagtgtcTATGTAGGGAGTTATACTGGTATGACTACAGCAGTAAAATTGTATTTCTGTTTGTAATTTTCCCCACGTAGACTAGCTCTGAGAGTGCATCAACCAAAATCTGGCTCACATAAGTCAGGTACAAAGGCCTGGATGCACAAAAGGaggtaggtgcctaagtccctgtTTCAGTTTCTGGGCCACTGTGATGCACAAAACTCCCTCTGAACCCTGTAAGTATCTAAATTCACTCAACACCTAAGTTTTTGCAATATAAATTCCCTAGGCACTTAGGTTTCTGCCTCTTAATGTATGTACTGCTTTCACCCTCAAGGCCTCCAGTTACCTAAGCCCCAGAACTATTCACAAACTGGGGTAAGATAGGCCTTTGGCCCCTTAAGTCATGTGCGGAGCCCAGTCTAGTAGGATCCAGTTCCCCAGCTCCGATAACTATTTATCCACAGTTGCACAGTGCATCAGCTTTAAGAGGTGAGAGTGAGGGAACTctatatcagaatatcccatagcccagtggttagagtgcccATGTGATAGGTCCAGGTCCAAGTTCAAAACCCTTCTTCCTGTCAAGGAGAGAGGGACTTCAACTGgggttctcccacatcccagctgaattcctaaccactgggctaaaagttgagAGGTCCTTTCCTGCCCCTGGCTTTTTGCTAAAAGAGCATAGGCGCCTGGCTCCAAGAGAGGGTTCACAACTGAAAAATCGCTGGCAGAGATAGGCGTTAGCCTGGACTTAAGCAACTATCACTACAGGGGGGCAGGGTTTAGCACACAGCCCTCTGGTCAGCATCTCCTGGATAGTTTAGGTGGCTTCCTGCCTAGCATACTGTCTTTGTGAATTGCAGTCAAAAGCGCCTGCCTATGTgcttaactcaggctttgtgaatcagtGTTTTCTTACATGCCTGAAAGTTAGGCACAATGGTGTTCAGCATCTCAGCACTTAACTCTTTTGTGCACACAGCCAACTTTGCTTTAAGACAAACTAAAGTCTTAACTGGCAATTTTACAGAAATAgagaaaattaaacacacaccaAGGTGAATGTCGCAGAAAGCAACTCTAGATCAACAAGCAGTGTAAAGGTACTGAATGTGTGGTGGGAGTTACAGTTGCTAAGTGGCTGTAAGTCTCCAAGGGTCTAGGGTTGATGGTAATCTGCATGGTAaggatggtgggggaggaggagctctTACATCAATTTAGCCTTTCCTATGAATTTGGCCCTCACTAGCTCCTATTACCCTTTTGTATGGAGATTAAAAACATAACaacagccattctgggtcagacctttggtccatctagcccagtatcctgtcttccgacagtggtccaTGCcaagtgtcccagagggaattaacagaatagataatcatcaagtgatccatcctgttgcccattccagcttctggcaaactggcTAGGGCCATTTCAGAGCATGGTTTggcatccctacccatcctggctaatagccattgatggactatcctccatgaacttacctagttctttcttgaacactcttatagtcttggccttcacaacattctctggcaaagagttccacaggttgactgttcgctgtgtgaagaaatacttccttttgtttgtttttaaatttgctgcctattaatttcatttgataactcctagttcttgtgtcatgagaagcagtaaataacacttctttatttactttctccacacctgtcataattttatagacctgtcaTATCCCTGCCTTAGTTgtccttttccaagctgaaaagtcccagtcttaatctctcctccaaatggaagctattccatacccctaatcctctttgttgcccttttctgtaccttttccaattccaatatatcttgcCATCATAGAAGACTGCTACTTCCTTGGTCAGTCAAAGAACAATGTCTCTATGTCTTGAAAATTATGGGCTATAGATGATATTATGGGATGAACAACATTGCATCATGGGAagttgaccccttgctcccagtcacccctttGTGActcatttccaccccaccatacaTTGTCAAAACTACCCAAAAGACTGAACAGTGGCgggctgcactgtgggatacctTCCCATGGTGCACCAACACAAGGACTTCTGGAGAGTATGTGCAATGCTgatgcaaggagccaagtatgcccACACAAAAGCAATATGCTAACAGTGATGGGTGTATGCCAACGTAACTTGCTtcagcaaaactttgtagtgtagacatggcctaagaaatTCTTAATAAAATTTCCTGCTAAAACTTCTACCAACGGTGGAGCGGCAACAGTGATAGCAAGAGTAAGTGAGCTAGTGTGAATAAGGTGCCAGAAACCTCTAATATTTCAAGTACTATGTTGTGTAACCTTGCTTTGAACAGGATTAGAAGACATGATACAGGAAAAGCATAAGTGGCCATTTGGAACATTGTGTATCGTAACTGTAGTGTTGCTCTTGGTTGAACTGATGGGTAGCAATGGGAAACTTCTGCCCCAAATCCAATTTATATACAGTCTTTGTGTCACCAACACTCATGGCCTTTTGTGTGGATTAATAAATCTAGATTCTAGTCAATTTCGTCCAACACATACATATCCTTTAGCTGGTAATATCTGCAAACATATTGAGCTGGGCTTCTACCAGACAGTTTGGGTTGACATCTTACTCCAACTGTgtaaagtttttctttttcagataaaTACATtaggccaaatcctcagttggtataaatccattaaagtaaatgaaacTACGCTGACTAACAGCAGCTCAGTGGATCTatactgacttacaccagctgagtttTTGGCTCACCAAGTAGTACTAAAAATTGGACAGCAGACTTCTACAGACTATGGCGAGGTGGAAGCATTCTGACAAATTTCTCCAAAATCCAAGGTTTCTTTCTGTACTAATGTAACAATGCTGCCTTTGCCGGGACACAACTGGGAttgtcaattcaggacaaattgcttagagcagggcagtcacagccccaggctggtgttctccacctctaaggcacatcaaaccagccaaacagagaggacttcagtcGCACCCCACTAGCTAACCatgtcatacaagcaattcccttagacactccactttcccagtatcaccaccagtgccacttgttaggggatgaatggttatgaaaaccaatgcctcagtaaaagaaaaaaggctcTCCTGATCCCCAAGGACAAAGCCTcaaacccaggtcaatatacaagtcagatcttacccacaaatcaggCTGTtaccaatcctttagaatctaaaatctaaaggtttattcataaaagaaaaaaaatatagatgggagctaaaattggttaaatggaatcaattacatacagtaatagcaaagttcttggttcaggcttgtagcagtgatggaataaactgcaggctcaaatcaagtctctggagtacatccacagctaggatgggtcattcagtcctttgttcagagcttcagtttgcagcaaggttcctccagaggtTAGAAGCAcgactgaaaacaaaatggaggggtttccagggccttttatattctttctcttgtgggcagaaaccccatggtttttctgtgcaaaatcacagcaacaagatggagtttggagtcatatgggccagtcacatgtccgtgcatgactcagttctttacagactgatgccattgtttacatgttagtttgaactttcccaggaaagttcagatgtggattggcatccaAAATTGGCCGAAAGTTCATAGtcaattaagtgtttcttgactgggcacttactgagaatagtcctttctcaagaagctgactaaATGCTTCACTGCGACTACTTAGgatcaaaacacattgagatacaagtacatagccaatattcataacttcaactacaaaaatgatacacacatacagatagcataatcataaccagcaaatcataacctttccatagacaccttactggacctcctttgtacaagatttggtgcaactataggaccttgattgcaacaatgatctatacggtcacagtttatgtcaataacgtcacaactAAACAGTCATTTCTTGTTATAAATGCAGCCTTTGAATATAAACACATGTACTGATGATTTTTGGCATATGCAGACAAAGAAGAGAACTATCATCTATGAATTTAACACACACATCTCCACACATGTAATTTTTAAGCTTAATTATGGAAGCCAAACTTGGAAATGAGGCCAATTATTTAAGTGCCTTTCTCTAGACACCCAAAATAGGAAACATTTTGCTGAAATCCTGGACAATAAATATCCATCATTTCATTGTTGAATGACACATGACTTAGgatgttcatttattttgcaaCCAAAATCTGTTGCTTGGTGGGAAACCTTAGATTTTTTCCGCTCaagatttttgtcatttttctatTGATTTCTGGCTGGAGTGACACAGAGCAGCAAGGGAAAACTAAAGAGAaaaccatttatcatttttttcGTGTCTCAGCCTTTAAGGAAGAGACCAAgtagaacagaaatattaaaaaaaaaaccaaagacctcagcaaaaatacatttttttggaTAAAAACATCCACATCCAAACCATCCAATATGGTAAAGAGGCTATCTCTGGCTGTGAATGCAGGGCAATCTCCATCTTCATTGAGCTCTGCTGGGAGCACCAAAAGAGTGCCAGTTTCAATGGTAACTTGTTATGTAGATGCCTTTCTTACTAGATACAGAACTAATTCGATCCCTTTTTTTCACATGGGTCATTGCAGAGCTGTTAGGTGGAAATAATAACTTCTGGATCTCCTTATCTACCAATGTTGTAAGCCATCCAATCCTGTttgagaatttaaaaagaaaacaaaaatccctcCAACATTTATTACCATTTTTCATTCTAATTGTATATTGTAAATAGAAACCCAATCTTTCTATAAAATTCAAGAAATATCTAGATATGACACCTATGGTGCAATTCTAAACCTACACCCCTAGAAAATCTTGTGTTGGCTAATTCGTAAAAGTGAAGCCCATGAAATTAGTTGTGATTTTATGGTTTAAACTCTGTCAAATAATTTGTACTAGAAAGCCATTGGCTTTCAAAATATTtagattaaacaatatttttaaaaaataataaatctaagAGATAAAAGTAATAAAGCCGGAGGCATCAGATGTCTGCAGTATGTTAATGTCAGTTCTCCCATGAGTAAGATGTTTCTCCAGTTGTAGATGTCTAATATCGCTTCTGTTGTATAGTTACTGTAAGGCCATAACATGCACTATTGGATGCAGATTTCTAAAGAACCTAGAAAACTTCCATTTTACTATTTAGCAATTATCTTTAAAGTGATTTCTGAACATTTATATCATTTGTCTATTGAGAATGTAGATTTTACAGATCAGAAAAGAGAGATTCTCTGGACCAAAGAGCATacaaaggcttgatcctgcaggcTGTGGAGTACTTCATGCAAGATCGCGGATGCTTTCAATTCCCACAGAAGATAggaggagttgagggtgctcaacaGTGTTCAACATTGGCCTCATCTAATTATTGTTCACAATTCCTGGTGAGATAAATATATTATGTGTGTTTgtgattatttatattgcagttgcATCTAGAAGCCCCAGCCTAGGCTCTGTACACTGTAGGAGCCATCTAggaattaattatatttaattaaagtaCCTTTGTTTTCGAGGTGGGAGGAGCTGTGTTGCAGTTTTGAGAGAGAAACCAGTTTGGTGTACTTTCTGTGGATTTTATTAAGAGAATAAGCAAGCAAATATAAAACTAAACAATCATATCCCTAAGTTACTATCATTTCTCTATATTAATTAATAGAACAATGCAATGATCAAAGTTACAgttgaaataaaaatcaattgATCTATGGCTCAGTCTATCAATTTCTCCAATTAATACAAGTAATCCAATCAAATTATGGGGCTGACATCAGAAAGAATTATTTTGTTAACCAAAGAGTTAGGGAGCAGCAGGTTTTTCTCTGATCTGAGACCCCCAACCAAATGAGACTGCTCAGAGCAGACAATGTTCTTTCCTTGGATTGTTTTAAGGAAGTAAAGCTTTAAACCCCGGTCAACATTACAGATTAGGTCAACGTGAGGCAGTTTACGTAGACCTAACTCTAAGCACCTACATTAAGCTATTGCTCCCTCCGATGTAACTTGCTCACTACACCACTTAGTaactccacctccctgggagACATGGAGTCAATGTTGATGTAATTAGGTCGACGCAGTatcagtgtagaccagtggtgggcaacctgcggcccgtcaggAATCAGCAATCTGCTagtgggccacgagacagtttgtttacattgatcatccacaggcacggccccccgcagctcccagtggccgcagttcgctggtcccggccaatgggagctgcgggaagcggcgcgggtcagccatgcctgcagacagtcgatataaacaaactgtcttgcagcccgccagaggattaccctgatgggccccATGCGGGctgtaggttgcccaccactggtgtagacactaTGTTGCTTACATCAATTTTCAGAAGCCTTTTAGAAGCCATCTCACAATGCCCCACATTGACAGTTAAGTCAGTGCAAGCGTTCCTGGTGTAAGTGcgcactgccaacacaaggagcaaaaTGTTGACACACAAAAGTGATTTAACCACTGCGGTGGcgtatgctgatgtaagttaggtcaacttaattttgtactgtagacaagcccttagaatgaTTTCCTTGTAATTCACTACTTGAACCCTTAGTCCTTGAGTCTCATTGTAGTTACAAACAATTGTTCTACTTTTCttacttctctccctctccccccaccctttcaCACAATAGCACAGCATCTTTTTAATAGGTTTTACACAGAGATGGTGTTAAACCACACACACTAGGAGCTTCAGACTAAACACCCCCTTTTAACCCAGGAAAATCTCTGACTAATTAGCTAACAGACAGTTTAATATTCACTTCTAGGGAACTATTAAAAAGGAGCTGTTttcctacaaacacacacacacactgatgtaGTGCTGGGATTTGAGGAGTCCCTTGTGCCATATGACAGTTCTCATTTCTTCTTTGTTTCTTGGTGTCTTTAACTCATGTGATTGTTGTTAACTGGAAGCAGGTGATAGAACAGCTGTCAGAACTTATAAGATACTTTCAGGcacatggtgtgtgtgtatgtggggagtcTCATTTGGTTGTAGACTGGTCAGGGTGGCATGGCCAAAGGCATAGGTCTTTTACCTCATCTTTCTGGATGGCTTGGGCAAGGGGCATGGAGAAAGGAGGACAGGAGCATGTAGCATCTGGTGTTGCTAATGTCTCGAGAGAAACACATTTAATTTTCatggttttaatttttatagAGGTCAGTATCCCATTCGCTTCACTTCAGGGGCCACCATTGTATCTTCAAAGGCCAGTTAGATGGTGCCTGCATGCTAGATATGATTGATGTGGCCCAAGGCTTTGGCTGTCTCTAGGCCTTCAGTcataatggaaaatttcagtcttaCAAGATCCACTGTGGTGACTAAAGACTGGGGCTCTTCCAAGAATACTTATGGGGCTCCTGCTGGAGGGACTGGCAACAGGCTTCTACTCCAGGTGATGGACTTGGAGCGCAcacttcatttatttaaaaataattagcaaCTTGTCAGCCATTCTCACACATTAACTCATGATTGTTACTAGGCAAGAAATTAAGGAAATGTCTCTGAGAGCCCCGTCTCGATGCAAGTCCATAGCTTACCTCAGCACCTCTAGGTAAAGAAACAAAACTGCTTTAATATTTCTATCAAACTAATTTTATTTAGCACTGAACAGTTAAGTAATCCCAGACCCACTTCAGTAAGGGCCCACATACTTTACAACATACACACTGTGTCCCTCCCCTGGAGACGTCAGTCTATTTAGACAAAACAAAGATTAGGAGAAAGGagtattatttttccattttatagatgactCACTGGTAATTTTTGAGACTGGAGAGCTATTCGCCGGAACAATAGATGctatacaaataaattaaaatcccTTTATTTCATATGAGGAGACAGTGGGGGTAAGCAATTTGTCCCAAGCCACACAGCTAAGATTAGAACACAGCACTTCCTGTCTCACAGTCAAGACCCTGGACCCTGATCCTCTTGAAGTTGTTGCTGCTGAGGTTTTCAGTTAAATGGTGTTATTTCAAACCTC is part of the Dermochelys coriacea isolate rDerCor1 chromosome 2, rDerCor1.pri.v4, whole genome shotgun sequence genome and encodes:
- the KLF10 gene encoding Krueppel-like factor 10 isoform X2: MEYPSRKEMSTSSCVERNLHAQNLNGNCRIKEEGIEMITEKQNNNRRSWNNTAEKSDFEAVEALMSMSCNWKSDFKKYAELRPITPASDMSEETDDNLLPGAADFHAIPAFCLTPPYSPSDFEMSQVIHLPAAAAPSAVQCRLLSDISKPISSATFKETEMSPAPRPMKAQATSVIRHTADAQLCNQRTCPVRATSVLKYQNNTSREINIQNNGTAKQNPPCAIVSPNRATYKSDKLPVLEEKTSTALAVSPLSLIQTSTSRPQPVPGSVQQSPMITSSPAGQASGVSSVPVICQMVPLSTDNSVVTAIVPSTPSSQQSTLCQPMMFMRTQVPKGAVMFVVPQPVVQNTKAPIISPNGTRLSPIAPAPGFTPSAAKITPPIDSSRIRSHICNYPGCGKTYFKSSHLKAHVRTHTGEKPFSCSWKGCDRRFARSDELSRHRRTHTGEKKFACPMCDRRFMRSDHLTKHARRHLSAKKLPNWQMEVSKLNDIVVPPASTPAQ
- the KLF10 gene encoding Krueppel-like factor 10 isoform X1, whose protein sequence is MLSFAASLDQPAEEGIEMITEKQNNNRRSWNNTAEKSDFEAVEALMSMSCNWKSDFKKYAELRPITPASDMSEETDDNLLPGAADFHAIPAFCLTPPYSPSDFEMSQVIHLPAAAAPSAVQCRLLSDISKPISSATFKETEMSPAPRPMKAQATSVIRHTADAQLCNQRTCPVRATSVLKYQNNTSREINIQNNGTAKQNPPCAIVSPNRATYKSDKLPVLEEKTSTALAVSPLSLIQTSTSRPQPVPGSVQQSPMITSSPAGQASGVSSVPVICQMVPLSTDNSVVTAIVPSTPSSQQSTLCQPMMFMRTQVPKGAVMFVVPQPVVQNTKAPIISPNGTRLSPIAPAPGFTPSAAKITPPIDSSRIRSHICNYPGCGKTYFKSSHLKAHVRTHTGEKPFSCSWKGCDRRFARSDELSRHRRTHTGEKKFACPMCDRRFMRSDHLTKHARRHLSAKKLPNWQMEVSKLNDIVVPPASTPAQ